From Pseudoalteromonas sp. R3, one genomic window encodes:
- the ilvY gene encoding HTH-type transcriptional activator IlvY produces MDHKQLKYFLALADTLHFSRASERCYISPPTLSRQIKQLEEEVGAPLFIRDNRSVALTPQGQAFIQYAQATLTSWRQFKSECLDEDKPLSGELSLFCSVTASYSFIYDLFARYRQDFPQVELNLLTGDPANSIAQVQGEVVDVAVAVRPRNLPQGLEYLSIGRSRLLFIAPTMKCPLSDLIEQHRGELPWEQVPFIVPEHGVLKERLDVFFKKKVLQPKIYAHVSGHEAMVALTSLGFGVAYVPEVVLEQSPFRNQVQTLGLQSEEIEIGLVCKKKRLQDPVVSALFRVAERLFAV; encoded by the coding sequence ATGGATCATAAACAGTTGAAGTATTTCCTGGCACTGGCGGATACCTTACATTTTTCCCGAGCCAGTGAACGTTGCTACATTAGCCCGCCTACGCTAAGCCGCCAGATAAAGCAGTTGGAAGAGGAGGTTGGGGCGCCTTTGTTTATTCGTGACAATCGCAGTGTCGCGCTAACCCCGCAAGGGCAGGCATTCATTCAATACGCACAAGCTACATTGACAAGTTGGCGGCAGTTCAAAAGTGAATGTCTGGATGAAGACAAGCCTTTGAGCGGGGAGCTGAGCCTGTTTTGCTCGGTAACGGCATCTTACAGCTTCATTTATGATTTGTTTGCGCGTTATCGTCAGGATTTTCCGCAGGTTGAACTCAATTTACTGACAGGAGATCCGGCAAATTCCATTGCACAGGTGCAAGGAGAAGTTGTGGATGTAGCGGTCGCCGTTAGGCCTCGCAATCTTCCTCAGGGACTTGAGTATCTGAGTATTGGCCGTTCCCGGTTGTTGTTTATTGCCCCAACGATGAAATGCCCGTTGAGCGATTTGATTGAGCAACATCGGGGGGAGTTGCCCTGGGAGCAGGTACCTTTCATAGTACCAGAGCACGGCGTATTGAAAGAGCGCCTGGATGTGTTTTTTAAGAAAAAAGTGCTGCAGCCAAAAATTTATGCGCATGTTTCTGGGCATGAAGCGATGGTGGCGTTGACCAGTCTGGGGTTTGGCGTTGCCTATGTCCCCGAAGTTGTGTTGGAACAAAGCCCGTTCAGAAATCAGGTGCAGACATTGGGCTTGCAGAGTGAAGAAATTGAAATCGGCCTGGTATGCAAAAAGAAACGGCTGCAGGACCCTGTCGTGAGTGCCTTGTTTCGTGTTGCAGAGCGTTTGTTTGCTGTGTAA
- the ilvC gene encoding ketol-acid reductoisomerase: MANYFNSLPLREQLAQLAQCHFMDPKEFEDGVNVLLGKKLVIVGCGAQGLNQGLNLRDSGLDVSYALRQSAIDEKRQSFLNASDNGFEVGTYETLIPQADVVLNLTPDKQHSAVVEAVMPLMKQGATLAYSHGFNIVEEGMQVRDDITVIMVAPKCPGTEVREEYKRGFGVPTLIAVHPENDPQGHGLAQAKAYAAGTGGHRAGVLHSSFIAEVKSDLMGEQTILCGMLQTGSLLCFDKMVEQSVEPGYASKLIQYGWEVITEALKHGGITNMMDRLSNPGKIKAFELSEELKAIMRPLYNKHMDDIISGEFSQGMMADWHEDDAKLLSWRAETAETAFEKQANCEQEIAEQEFFDNGILMVAMVKAGVELAFETMTAAGIIEESAYYESLHETPLIANTIARKKLFEMNRTISDTAEYGCYLYNHACLPLLKPFMEKIGTDVIGKGLSQSSNEVDNQTLINVNAAIRNHPVEVVGNTLRGYMSAMKKII; this comes from the coding sequence ATGGCGAACTATTTCAATTCACTGCCACTACGAGAGCAGCTTGCCCAACTGGCTCAATGCCACTTTATGGATCCCAAAGAATTCGAGGACGGCGTGAACGTTCTGCTTGGTAAAAAGCTGGTGATCGTCGGCTGTGGCGCCCAGGGCCTTAATCAGGGTCTTAACTTACGTGATTCTGGTCTGGATGTCAGCTATGCGTTACGTCAATCAGCTATTGATGAAAAGCGTCAGTCATTCCTTAACGCCAGCGACAATGGCTTTGAGGTCGGAACCTATGAGACCCTGATCCCACAGGCTGATGTGGTACTAAACCTGACCCCTGACAAACAGCATTCTGCGGTTGTCGAAGCTGTCATGCCGCTAATGAAGCAAGGCGCCACACTGGCGTATTCTCATGGCTTTAATATCGTCGAAGAGGGAATGCAGGTCCGAGATGATATCACTGTTATCATGGTCGCTCCCAAATGTCCTGGCACTGAAGTTCGAGAAGAGTATAAGCGTGGTTTTGGTGTGCCAACGCTTATCGCGGTCCACCCTGAAAACGACCCTCAGGGACATGGTCTGGCTCAGGCAAAAGCCTATGCAGCTGGCACAGGCGGACATCGTGCGGGTGTACTACATTCATCTTTTATCGCTGAAGTTAAGTCAGATTTGATGGGCGAGCAAACCATTTTGTGCGGCATGCTACAAACTGGCTCTTTGTTGTGCTTTGACAAAATGGTTGAACAAAGTGTTGAACCTGGTTATGCCTCAAAACTCATCCAGTACGGCTGGGAGGTGATCACTGAGGCGCTTAAGCATGGTGGTATCACTAATATGATGGACCGCCTGTCGAATCCGGGCAAAATCAAAGCATTTGAATTGAGCGAAGAGCTCAAGGCCATTATGCGCCCACTATACAACAAACATATGGATGACATTATCAGTGGTGAGTTTTCACAGGGCATGATGGCAGACTGGCATGAAGACGATGCAAAACTGCTAAGCTGGCGTGCCGAGACTGCCGAAACGGCGTTTGAAAAACAAGCCAATTGTGAGCAAGAAATTGCAGAGCAGGAGTTTTTTGACAATGGTATTTTGATGGTTGCTATGGTCAAAGCGGGTGTAGAGCTGGCATTTGAAACCATGACAGCGGCCGGTATTATCGAAGAGTCCGCCTATTATGAGTCTCTGCATGAAACGCCTTTAATTGCCAATACCATAGCACGTAAAAAGCTATTCGAAATGAACCGCACCATTTCAGACACAGCGGAATACGGTTGCTATCTGTACAACCATGCCTGCTTACCGTTACTCAAACCGTTTATGGAGAAAATCGGTACAGACGTTATTGGTA